One part of the Parabacteroides distasonis ATCC 8503 genome encodes these proteins:
- a CDS encoding efflux RND transporter periplasmic adaptor subunit: protein MKGKLIPVFVLAALVSCSQPPVKEQGPRPVKLADVTSLNMVEKSFSGVVSPDQFSDLAFKMSGPLISLNVDEGQKVRTGQIVAEIDPLDFKWEYEAKKASFQTAEAQLQRAKKLLSKQAISKQEYESTEASYSNAKAAFEYAQNTLNQTKLRAPFDGFIQKKYVENYQKVQAGQGIVCLINPNKLQVVFTMPESNINYFSSPYSVYVEFDNYKGVRFKAKVKEYVEASPDGSGVPVYLYIDDPNFNLEKYKVAVGFSCRVILNVDSESFTQGAVLVPLAAVVADDANSDKYVFVYNGQSQKVERRKITESMLIGKDGVIVTDGLRPGEQVVSAGATRLVDGQQVKVLTD, encoded by the coding sequence ATGAAAGGAAAATTAATCCCTGTGTTTGTTTTGGCAGCATTGGTTTCCTGTAGTCAACCACCCGTTAAGGAGCAAGGTCCTCGTCCAGTTAAATTGGCGGACGTTACTTCGCTGAACATGGTTGAGAAATCATTCAGTGGAGTGGTATCGCCCGATCAATTCAGTGATTTGGCGTTTAAGATGTCCGGCCCGCTGATCTCATTAAACGTGGACGAAGGCCAGAAGGTCCGTACGGGACAGATCGTGGCCGAGATCGATCCGCTGGACTTTAAATGGGAATATGAGGCGAAGAAAGCGTCTTTCCAGACCGCTGAGGCGCAATTGCAACGTGCGAAGAAGTTATTGTCCAAGCAAGCTATCTCCAAGCAAGAGTATGAGTCTACGGAAGCCTCTTACTCAAATGCCAAGGCGGCTTTCGAGTATGCGCAAAACACATTGAACCAGACAAAGCTTCGTGCGCCGTTCGATGGATTTATCCAGAAGAAATATGTGGAGAATTACCAGAAGGTACAGGCCGGACAAGGAATCGTTTGCTTGATCAACCCGAATAAGTTACAGGTCGTGTTTACGATGCCGGAGAGTAATATCAATTACTTCTCTTCTCCTTATTCTGTTTATGTGGAATTCGATAATTACAAGGGCGTTCGCTTCAAGGCGAAGGTGAAAGAATACGTGGAAGCCTCTCCGGATGGTTCCGGCGTTCCCGTATATCTGTATATCGACGATCCGAACTTTAATTTAGAGAAATATAAGGTAGCCGTAGGTTTCTCTTGCCGTGTGATCTTGAACGTGGATAGCGAGAGTTTCACGCAAGGCGCCGTATTGGTTCCGCTAGCCGCTGTCGTGGCTGACGATGCCAATAGCGATAAGTATGTGTTTGTTTATAATGGGCAGTCTCAAAAGGTTGAGCGTCGCAAGATTACCGAGTCTATGCTGATCGGCAAGGATGGCGTGATCGTAACGGATGGCTTGCGACCCGGCGAACAGGTTGTCTCAGCCGGAGCCACTCGTTTGGTGGATGGACAACAGGTAAAAGTATTAACAGATTAA
- a CDS encoding DNA/RNA non-specific endonuclease produces MAKKKGKPQPRKSKKKRASSFMSSVKKMLLGVFAVVVCFIGVLFIYNWFYPVSKTRLVEKKQDRAEAIVRPKISDKGGSGTSGKKAAQATKNKQTTNPKKETSAYTFQGGAEIPRLKNKQKEQVIKHEGYTVSYNSDYKIANWVAYELTSKEATSKKNERSNKFVSDPMVKGASATNEDYTRSGYDRGHMAPAGDMKWSAKAMRESFYLSNICPQKPGLNRGIWKDLEEQARLWAKENGSLLIVTGPVITDDLKRLGKNRVGIPKTFYKVICTITNGKPEGVGFLFDNKDYGKTPLKSMMIPIDSVEKVTGIDFFPSLPDSIENPMEAYVNDGSWSF; encoded by the coding sequence ATGGCAAAAAAGAAAGGTAAGCCTCAACCCCGGAAAAGCAAGAAGAAGCGGGCATCATCATTCATGTCTTCTGTAAAGAAGATGCTTCTTGGCGTTTTTGCGGTAGTTGTTTGTTTTATCGGTGTATTATTCATATATAACTGGTTTTATCCGGTATCCAAGACACGGCTTGTAGAGAAGAAACAGGATCGGGCGGAGGCAATAGTCCGTCCGAAGATCTCGGACAAAGGCGGCTCCGGAACATCGGGTAAGAAAGCCGCACAAGCGACGAAAAACAAGCAAACGACGAACCCAAAGAAAGAGACCTCCGCTTATACTTTTCAAGGGGGAGCTGAGATACCGAGACTAAAGAATAAACAAAAAGAGCAGGTTATAAAGCATGAGGGCTATACGGTTTCTTATAATTCCGATTATAAGATCGCCAATTGGGTAGCCTATGAACTGACCTCGAAAGAGGCGACAAGTAAGAAGAACGAGCGGTCTAATAAGTTCGTCTCGGACCCCATGGTGAAAGGGGCTAGCGCCACGAACGAGGACTATACCCGTTCCGGCTATGACCGAGGACATATGGCGCCTGCCGGCGATATGAAATGGTCCGCCAAGGCCATGCGGGAATCGTTCTACCTAAGTAATATCTGTCCGCAAAAGCCCGGCTTGAACCGGGGTATCTGGAAAGATCTGGAAGAGCAGGCTCGTTTGTGGGCGAAAGAGAATGGCTCTTTGTTGATCGTGACCGGCCCGGTGATCACGGACGACCTGAAACGGTTAGGCAAGAATCGGGTGGGAATCCCGAAGACCTTTTATAAGGTAATCTGTACGATAACGAACGGTAAACCGGAAGGGGTAGGTTTTCTGTTTGATAATAAAGACTATGGAAAGACTCCGTTGAAATCGATGATGATCCCTATCGATAGCGTTGAGAAGGTTACCGGAATTGACTTTTTCCCTTCTTTGCCTGATTCGATAGAAAATCCGATGGAAGCATACGTGAATGATGGTAGTTGGTCTTTTTAA
- a CDS encoding DUF1848 domain-containing protein: MITTDSGEQVEALAPIIISASRSTDIPAFYAKWFFNRLAKGYCVWYNPFNRRKMYVSFERCKAIVFWTKNPKLILPYLHELDRRGIHYYFQFTLNDYVSEGFEPNVPSVTQRVETFRELSEMIGKERVIWRFDPLIMTPSITPRVLLSRIWKIGNLLKGYTDKLVFSFVDVKAYRKVQNNLIKETNCFTKEDVETAEMNATQRQETVEGLVKLREIWASTGWNVTLATCAEDIDLTVYGIEHNRCIDGDLMERVFEEDYELVYYLRTGQLPEPDLFGTFPALPDKRKDLKDKGQRKACGCMISKDIGRYNTCRHFCVYCYANTSRECVQKNAVHYSDDSESLIRS; this comes from the coding sequence ATGATCACAACGGACTCCGGTGAGCAAGTCGAGGCACTTGCTCCCATCATCATTTCGGCCAGCCGGTCAACGGATATTCCGGCCTTTTATGCCAAGTGGTTCTTTAATCGTTTGGCCAAGGGGTATTGTGTTTGGTATAATCCGTTTAATCGGCGGAAGATGTATGTGTCGTTTGAGCGGTGTAAGGCAATCGTGTTTTGGACAAAGAACCCGAAGCTGATATTGCCTTATTTGCATGAGTTGGATAGGAGGGGTATCCATTATTATTTCCAGTTCACGTTGAATGACTATGTGAGCGAAGGCTTTGAGCCGAATGTGCCGAGCGTTACGCAACGGGTGGAGACATTTCGGGAGTTGTCGGAAATGATAGGGAAGGAACGGGTGATCTGGCGATTTGATCCGTTGATTATGACTCCATCTATCACGCCTCGTGTCCTGCTTAGCCGTATTTGGAAGATCGGCAATCTGTTGAAAGGATATACTGATAAGCTCGTGTTCAGTTTCGTAGATGTAAAGGCGTATCGTAAGGTACAGAATAACCTTATAAAAGAGACGAATTGCTTTACGAAAGAGGATGTGGAAACCGCTGAGATGAATGCGACGCAACGTCAAGAAACTGTAGAGGGATTGGTGAAGTTGAGGGAAATTTGGGCTTCTACTGGTTGGAATGTGACACTCGCTACTTGTGCCGAGGATATTGACCTTACGGTTTATGGCATTGAACATAACCGGTGTATCGACGGTGATTTAATGGAGCGTGTGTTTGAGGAGGATTATGAATTGGTTTATTATCTTCGAACAGGCCAATTACCTGAACCGGATCTTTTTGGTACGTTTCCCGCTTTACCCGACAAACGCAAAGACCTAAAAGACAAAGGCCAACGGAAAGCCTGTGGTTGCATGATAAGCAAAGATATCGGTAGGTATAACACTTGCCGCCATTTCTGTGTCTATTGTTATGCCAATACAAGTAGGGAATGCGTACAAAAGAATGCGGTACACTATTCGGACGATAGTGAAAGTTTGATTCGAAGTTAG
- a CDS encoding flavodoxin family protein, giving the protein MKNVLILSSSPRRGGNSDTLCDEFMQGAIESGHRVEKVFLRDKTIHPCTGCGVCSQYKKPCPQKDDAAEIIGKMLAADVIVMATPVYFYAMSAQMKTLIDRCCGPYTEMKNKEFYFIATAAEEDNGIMDRIVANFMGFLDCLENPTVKGTLFCGGVWHVGEIEGNPTLRQAYEQGKRV; this is encoded by the coding sequence ATGAAAAATGTATTGATTTTATCTTCCAGCCCCCGTCGTGGAGGCAATTCCGATACGCTATGCGATGAGTTTATGCAAGGGGCGATCGAAAGCGGTCATCGTGTGGAAAAGGTTTTTCTGCGAGACAAGACCATTCACCCCTGCACGGGATGCGGCGTGTGCAGCCAATACAAGAAGCCTTGTCCACAAAAAGATGACGCGGCAGAGATTATCGGAAAGATGCTTGCCGCCGATGTGATCGTGATGGCTACGCCGGTCTATTTCTATGCCATGAGCGCACAGATGAAGACGCTGATAGACCGTTGCTGCGGTCCTTATACCGAAATGAAAAACAAGGAGTTTTACTTCATCGCCACGGCCGCTGAAGAAGATAACGGCATCATGGATCGCATTGTGGCCAACTTTATGGGATTCCTCGACTGTCTGGAGAACCCGACCGTGAAAGGAACGCTATTCTGTGGTGGTGTGTGGCACGTGGGCGAGATCGAAGGGAACCCGACCTTGAGGCAAGCATACGAGCAGGGAAAACGAGTATAA
- a CDS encoding cyclophilin-like fold protein, with amino-acid sequence MHTSDLLLWGANTVVLFYETFSSSYSYTRLGKIENPAGLVDVLGRGNVRVARFSLSK; translated from the coding sequence ATCCATACAAGCGACCTACTTCTATGGGGAGCGAATACGGTAGTCCTTTTCTACGAGACCTTTTCCTCGTCTTACAGCTATACCCGTTTAGGGAAGATAGAGAATCCCGCAGGGTTGGTCGACGTACTTGGCAGAGGAAACGTGAGGGTTGCCCGCTTCTCCCTAAGTAAATAA
- a CDS encoding DUF6169 family protein, with protein sequence MRNRLFEFWFHSSPRKSDFAFMSADIRDADGIQNYAAIIIRLDNPNLKSIVAEFTETIQMLSQKPE encoded by the coding sequence ATGCGCAATCGCCTTTTTGAGTTTTGGTTTCATTCCTCGCCGCGTAAATCTGATTTCGCTTTCATGTCTGCGGACATCCGAGATGCAGATGGGATACAGAATTATGCGGCGATTATTATTCGACTCGATAATCCCAATTTGAAGTCTATAGTCGCGGAGTTTACTGAAACAATACAAATGCTTAGTCAAAAGCCGGAGTAA
- a CDS encoding alpha-L-rhamnosidase C-terminal domain-containing protein gives MNKLLIAFFLFLLPFGWIKATASSHPESFPWKAQWINTERCQSATNTWLIYRKSFAVTNVPNQLIARIAADSKYWLWINDQLVVFEGGLKRGPSPSGTYYDPVDIAPYLTKGSNTIAILLWHFGKDGFSHINSGKAALLFEAIAPGLEIVSDASWQCALYEAYQNTEAPFPNYRMPESNIRFDARQAITNWNRTSFEGSLPGAVCVGKAGKAPFGELVERPIPQWKNSGLLSYVSVRESLRGDTLFCRLPYNAQITPYLKVEAEAGKTIHIRMDNYEGGSERNVRAEYITREGEQEYESYGWMNGHEVYYIIPEGVKVLDVKYRETGYNTDLAGSFHCDDPFYDELWQRSARTLYITMRDNYMDCPDRERAQWWGDEVNELGEAFYALSPSGQKLAVKGIHELMNWQREDGTLYSPVPAGNWDKELPLQMLASIGWYGFYTQYYYSADSSFVPVIYDRMRRYLHEVWQVDKSGLVIERQGAWSWGDWGEHVDMGVLTNCWYYLALKAERAFALQLGRDKDADEISRMMRSIERCFDTKFWTGSAYRSPGYKGETDDRSQAMAVVSGLASKDKYPALTKVLKKEYHASPYMEKYVLEALFQMGEPAFALERMKQRYTRMLDYAEYTTLFEGWGIGAEGFGGGTINHAWSGGPLTLLSQKVCGIEPTSPGFRTFKISPQLGSLSEASASLETHYGTIQVSIKKKGKRMKFDLQIPEGTSAELIKPNGTRKHLGPGHHQVD, from the coding sequence ATGAATAAGCTACTCATTGCCTTCTTTTTGTTCCTCTTGCCTTTCGGCTGGATAAAGGCGACAGCTTCATCTCATCCCGAATCCTTCCCTTGGAAAGCCCAATGGATCAATACCGAGCGTTGCCAAAGCGCTACGAATACTTGGTTGATCTACCGTAAATCATTCGCTGTGACGAATGTCCCGAATCAACTCATCGCCCGTATCGCCGCCGATTCCAAGTATTGGCTTTGGATCAACGACCAACTGGTTGTCTTCGAGGGGGGCTTGAAAAGAGGACCTTCTCCTTCCGGGACTTATTACGATCCGGTAGATATCGCCCCTTACCTGACAAAAGGCTCGAACACCATCGCTATCTTGCTCTGGCATTTCGGGAAAGACGGTTTCAGTCATATCAACAGCGGGAAAGCTGCCTTATTGTTCGAGGCGATCGCCCCGGGGTTGGAGATCGTCTCCGACGCGAGCTGGCAGTGTGCCTTGTATGAGGCCTATCAGAATACCGAGGCCCCTTTCCCGAATTACCGTATGCCGGAGAGTAATATCCGCTTCGATGCCCGTCAAGCGATAACAAACTGGAACCGTACGAGTTTCGAAGGTTCCCTTCCGGGGGCGGTCTGCGTCGGTAAGGCGGGGAAAGCTCCTTTCGGGGAGCTGGTGGAACGTCCGATACCCCAGTGGAAAAACAGCGGCCTGTTATCCTATGTATCCGTCCGGGAATCCTTGAGAGGTGATACCCTGTTCTGTCGTTTGCCCTATAATGCCCAGATCACTCCGTATCTAAAAGTAGAGGCGGAAGCCGGGAAGACTATCCACATCCGGATGGATAATTACGAGGGAGGAAGCGAGCGCAACGTACGTGCCGAATATATCACCCGTGAGGGTGAGCAGGAATACGAAAGCTATGGCTGGATGAACGGCCATGAGGTTTATTACATCATCCCCGAGGGCGTGAAGGTGCTGGATGTGAAATACCGTGAGACCGGTTACAACACGGACCTCGCGGGCTCTTTCCATTGTGACGACCCGTTCTACGACGAGCTTTGGCAACGTTCTGCCCGCACCTTATACATAACGATGCGTGATAATTATATGGACTGTCCGGACCGTGAACGTGCCCAATGGTGGGGTGACGAGGTGAATGAGCTAGGCGAGGCTTTCTACGCCCTTTCTCCGTCCGGGCAGAAACTAGCCGTAAAAGGCATCCATGAATTAATGAATTGGCAGCGGGAGGACGGAACGCTCTACTCTCCGGTTCCGGCGGGTAATTGGGATAAGGAGCTTCCTTTACAGATGTTGGCGTCTATCGGTTGGTACGGTTTTTATACGCAATATTATTATAGTGCCGACAGTAGTTTCGTTCCGGTGATATACGACCGGATGCGCCGTTACCTGCACGAGGTCTGGCAAGTCGATAAGAGTGGCTTGGTGATCGAGCGTCAAGGCGCTTGGAGTTGGGGCGACTGGGGCGAGCACGTCGATATGGGTGTATTGACCAATTGCTGGTATTATCTGGCCTTGAAAGCGGAGCGAGCCTTCGCCCTGCAACTCGGCAGGGATAAGGATGCCGATGAGATCTCCCGGATGATGCGTAGCATAGAACGTTGTTTCGACACGAAGTTCTGGACAGGTTCCGCCTATCGCTCCCCCGGCTATAAAGGGGAGACGGACGATCGCTCCCAAGCCATGGCGGTTGTTTCCGGGCTGGCCTCGAAAGATAAGTATCCGGCGCTGACGAAGGTACTTAAAAAGGAGTATCACGCCAGCCCTTATATGGAGAAGTATGTCCTAGAGGCCCTTTTCCAGATGGGCGAGCCGGCGTTTGCCTTGGAACGGATGAAGCAACGTTACACCCGTATGCTGGATTATGCCGAATACACGACCTTGTTCGAGGGATGGGGCATCGGAGCCGAGGGCTTCGGTGGCGGCACGATCAATCACGCTTGGAGCGGTGGCCCGCTTACCTTATTGAGCCAGAAGGTCTGCGGTATCGAGCCAACCTCTCCCGGCTTCCGTACCTTTAAGATCTCGCCTCAATTGGGTTCCTTATCGGAAGCCTCTGCCAGCCTAGAGACTCATTATGGAACCATCCAAGTAAGTATCAAGAAGAAAGGCAAGCGAATGAAGTTCGATCTCCAAATCCCGGAAGGCACCTCCGCCGAACTGATAAAGCCAAATGGTACCCGCAAGCATCTCGGCCCGGGGCACCATCAAGTGGATTAG
- a CDS encoding family 78 glycoside hydrolase catalytic domain, translating to MRIKQSIYIYAFAALLLGGCKSNNELTIPTNLRTEYLTEPIGLDTSSPRFTWEYSGNEEGFKASRYEVRIGTSPDDLRPYAEGMALKPHTRYYWNVTVWDGEGRPCATSETASFETAKFDPSDWSASWITDHKDKEFEPAPLFRKSFPVGKEVKDARVYVASAGYHELFINGERVGTNYLDPGYTHFDKRILYVTHDVTSLLKQGDNAVAAVLGNGWYNEQSVAVWNFHEARWRDRPRLLCELRITYTDGTTEVIGSDETWKTSTGAYTYNNIYSGDKFDARLEEAGWKTAHFDDSKWEAALPAQAPAPLLVAQQMPGIRITEEVRPVSMKRFSDQLYVYSFPKNMSGLCRLKVKGEAGTRITLKHGELLKKDGRLEQGNINVYYHPVKPDEVFQMDVFTLKGTGEEEIFMPSFSYHGFQYVEVESSRPVTLTEENLTGLFMHTDVRPSGSFACSNPLLNKIWEATMQAYRSNLHSIPTDCPQREKNGWTADAHIAIDLGLLGFDGITLYEKWMDDIIDNQREAGEISGIIPSSGWGYGEWPGPVWDAVMFIIPNALYDYYGESRSIERLYPTMLRYLDYLKTKEKDGYLPFGLGDWVYWKATTNNEYTSTAYYYLDYKLMARFASLLGKDAAPYQEKANTLKSLINQKFFNAETGVYAEGTQTAQALALYLGLVPEGKEQLVADKLREVVAGNNYFLDFGLLGSKTVPAMLTKYGYIEDAMKMITKTEAPSWGYWVETMGYSTLPETWTLSPKFADASLNHVFMGDVSAWMMNQLAGINHDDSAPGFRHIRITPHFVKELDWAKGEYHSVRGRIASEWKREGDKVMLTVTIPADCSADIVVGDQTETVSAGTHTFTYPA from the coding sequence ATGCGAATAAAACAGTCTATTTATATCTACGCTTTCGCCGCCCTCTTATTAGGCGGTTGCAAAAGCAATAATGAATTAACGATACCTACGAATCTCCGTACGGAATACCTTACGGAGCCTATCGGCTTGGATACTTCGTCTCCTCGCTTTACATGGGAATACTCCGGAAATGAGGAGGGCTTTAAGGCTTCCCGCTATGAGGTACGGATCGGTACGAGTCCGGACGACTTGCGGCCCTATGCGGAGGGAATGGCCCTGAAACCTCATACCCGTTATTACTGGAATGTTACGGTATGGGATGGTGAAGGGCGTCCGTGCGCTACCTCGGAGACGGCTTCTTTCGAGACCGCTAAGTTCGATCCCTCGGATTGGTCCGCCTCTTGGATTACCGATCATAAGGATAAGGAGTTCGAGCCTGCCCCTCTGTTCCGCAAGTCTTTCCCGGTAGGCAAGGAAGTGAAGGATGCCCGTGTGTACGTAGCATCCGCCGGGTATCATGAGCTATTCATCAATGGCGAGCGGGTCGGAACGAATTATCTGGACCCGGGGTATACGCATTTCGATAAACGTATCTTGTACGTGACGCATGATGTTACCTCTTTGCTGAAGCAAGGCGACAACGCCGTGGCCGCTGTTCTGGGAAACGGCTGGTACAATGAGCAGTCCGTGGCGGTCTGGAATTTCCATGAGGCACGCTGGCGGGATCGTCCCCGCCTGCTATGTGAGTTACGTATTACCTATACGGATGGTACGACGGAGGTGATTGGCTCGGACGAGACTTGGAAGACTTCCACCGGGGCCTATACCTATAATAATATATACAGCGGCGATAAATTCGATGCCCGGCTGGAAGAGGCCGGATGGAAAACCGCTCATTTCGACGATAGTAAATGGGAAGCGGCACTTCCGGCGCAGGCTCCGGCACCTCTGTTGGTAGCCCAGCAAATGCCGGGAATCCGTATCACGGAAGAGGTGAGACCCGTGTCTATGAAACGTTTCTCCGATCAATTATACGTATATTCTTTCCCGAAGAACATGTCCGGCCTTTGCCGCTTAAAGGTGAAAGGCGAGGCGGGAACCCGTATCACGTTAAAACATGGTGAGTTGTTGAAGAAAGACGGTCGCTTGGAGCAAGGCAATATCAATGTATATTATCATCCGGTCAAACCGGACGAGGTATTCCAGATGGATGTCTTTACCTTGAAAGGTACGGGAGAGGAGGAGATCTTCATGCCTTCCTTCTCTTATCACGGTTTCCAATACGTGGAGGTGGAGAGTAGCCGTCCCGTTACTTTAACGGAAGAGAACTTGACCGGCTTGTTTATGCATACCGATGTCCGTCCGTCCGGTTCCTTCGCTTGTTCGAATCCTCTATTGAATAAGATATGGGAGGCTACGATGCAGGCTTACCGCAGTAACCTGCACAGTATCCCGACCGATTGTCCGCAACGGGAGAAGAATGGCTGGACAGCCGACGCACATATCGCGATCGACCTCGGTTTGCTGGGCTTCGATGGTATCACGCTTTATGAGAAATGGATGGATGATATTATCGATAACCAGCGTGAGGCGGGTGAGATTTCCGGTATCATTCCTTCCAGCGGTTGGGGATATGGCGAGTGGCCGGGTCCGGTTTGGGACGCTGTCATGTTCATCATACCGAACGCCTTGTATGATTATTATGGCGAGTCTCGCAGTATAGAACGCTTATATCCTACGATGCTGCGATATCTGGATTATTTGAAGACGAAAGAGAAAGACGGTTACTTGCCGTTTGGCTTGGGTGACTGGGTGTATTGGAAAGCTACGACGAATAATGAATATACCTCTACCGCCTACTATTATCTGGATTATAAGTTGATGGCTCGCTTCGCCTCTTTGCTGGGCAAGGACGCCGCTCCTTATCAAGAGAAAGCGAATACGCTCAAATCCTTGATCAACCAGAAGTTCTTCAACGCCGAGACCGGTGTGTATGCCGAAGGAACCCAAACGGCGCAAGCCTTGGCCTTGTATCTGGGACTTGTACCGGAAGGAAAGGAACAACTTGTGGCGGATAAGCTGCGTGAGGTGGTAGCGGGAAATAACTATTTCTTGGATTTTGGTCTATTAGGCAGTAAGACCGTTCCGGCCATGCTTACGAAATATGGCTATATCGAGGATGCCATGAAGATGATCACGAAGACCGAGGCACCTTCTTGGGGATATTGGGTAGAGACGATGGGTTATTCCACATTGCCGGAGACGTGGACACTTAGTCCGAAGTTTGCCGACGCTTCCTTGAACCATGTCTTTATGGGAGATGTCTCCGCTTGGATGATGAACCAGCTGGCCGGTATCAATCATGACGACTCGGCTCCGGGCTTCCGTCATATCCGTATCACGCCTCATTTCGTGAAAGAACTGGATTGGGCGAAAGGTGAGTACCATTCCGTACGCGGCCGTATCGCCAGCGAATGGAAACGGGAAGGGGATAAGGTTATGCTTACCGTGACGATTCCGGCTGATTGCTCCGCCGATATCGTGGTAGGCGATCAGACCGAGACCGTATCCGCCGGTACGCATACATTTACATATCCCGCTTAA
- a CDS encoding alpha-L-rhamnosidase C-terminal domain-containing protein has translation MRKKLIILFIGIGSFTLFAQQRDHRTREYIAPVRIVWQQDSSRITGANHLLVPGNGQSDLANNRLCVLKSTPTEHPALLLDFGKELQGGLQLVTGMPPSHDPVSVRVRFGESVSEAMCEIDGANGASNDHAMRDFVVSLPWLGVQEIGNSGFRFVRIDVLGDSTELQLKEVRAISTFRDIPYLGSFRCNDERLNRIWKTGAYTVHLNMQEYLWDGVKRDRLVWVGDLHPEVMTVSTVFGYNEVVPKSLDLIRDITPLPSWMNGISSYSIWWLLIQRDWYYYQGNLAYLQEQRSYMTALLRHLISKVDPSGEERLDGNRFLDWPSSENTPAIDAGLQSLMIQAMRAGEELCTVLGEDALASECRAVASKAIEFSLRKKSRFPSEKDRITPGDKQAAALMALAGIMDAKEANERCLAVDGAKGFSTFYGYYMLRAMALAGNYQGALDVIRTYWGAMLDVGATTFWEDFNMEWLPDAGRIDELVPAGKKDIHGDYGAYCYQGFRHSLCHGWASGPTSWLSEYVLGVQVVEPGCRTVRIIPHLGDLEWVEGTFPTPYGVIEIRHEKGADGKVISYINAPEEIRVCMD, from the coding sequence ATGCGAAAGAAATTAATCATTCTATTCATAGGGATCGGTTCGTTCACGTTGTTCGCCCAGCAGCGAGACCATCGGACACGGGAGTATATCGCTCCGGTCCGTATTGTCTGGCAGCAAGATAGTTCGCGAATTACGGGAGCGAACCATTTGCTTGTTCCGGGCAACGGACAGTCGGATTTGGCGAATAATCGGTTGTGTGTGTTGAAAAGTACGCCAACCGAACATCCCGCTTTGCTGCTTGATTTCGGGAAGGAGTTGCAAGGCGGCCTTCAGCTGGTGACCGGTATGCCGCCGTCTCACGATCCGGTTTCCGTGCGGGTTCGTTTCGGCGAGTCCGTTAGTGAGGCTATGTGCGAGATAGATGGCGCGAACGGGGCGAGCAACGATCATGCGATGCGGGATTTCGTGGTATCGCTCCCTTGGCTGGGCGTGCAGGAGATCGGTAATTCCGGTTTCCGTTTCGTGCGTATTGATGTATTGGGTGATTCTACGGAGTTGCAATTAAAAGAGGTCCGTGCGATCTCCACGTTCCGGGATATTCCTTATCTGGGCTCTTTTCGTTGTAATGACGAGCGGTTGAACCGGATCTGGAAGACAGGTGCGTACACGGTCCACTTGAATATGCAGGAATATCTATGGGACGGCGTAAAACGGGATCGTCTGGTCTGGGTGGGGGATTTACATCCGGAGGTAATGACGGTCAGTACCGTCTTCGGTTATAATGAGGTGGTTCCTAAGAGCTTGGATTTGATTCGGGATATTACGCCGCTGCCTAGTTGGATGAACGGTATCAGTTCGTACTCGATCTGGTGGTTGTTGATTCAGCGGGATTGGTATTATTACCAAGGGAATCTTGCGTATCTACAAGAGCAACGCTCTTATATGACTGCTTTGCTGCGTCACTTGATATCGAAGGTTGACCCAAGCGGAGAAGAGAGACTGGATGGGAACCGTTTCTTGGATTGGCCTTCCAGTGAGAATACACCCGCTATCGATGCCGGCCTTCAATCGCTGATGATACAAGCCATGCGTGCGGGAGAGGAGTTATGTACCGTTTTAGGCGAGGATGCGTTGGCCTCGGAGTGCCGTGCGGTAGCTTCCAAAGCTATTGAGTTTTCCCTTCGGAAGAAATCCCGGTTCCCTTCGGAGAAAGATCGGATTACGCCCGGGGATAAACAGGCCGCCGCCTTGATGGCTCTGGCGGGTATCATGGATGCTAAAGAGGCGAACGAGCGTTGCTTGGCAGTGGACGGGGCGAAAGGCTTCTCTACGTTTTACGGGTATTATATGCTACGGGCGATGGCGTTGGCTGGTAATTACCAAGGTGCGTTAGATGTGATCCGTACGTATTGGGGAGCTATGCTGGATGTAGGCGCTACGACGTTTTGGGAGGATTTCAATATGGAATGGCTTCCTGACGCAGGGCGTATTGATGAGCTGGTCCCCGCCGGAAAGAAAGACATTCATGGGGATTATGGGGCGTATTGCTATCAAGGTTTCCGCCATAGCTTGTGCCATGGATGGGCTTCGGGCCCCACATCGTGGTTAAGCGAGTACGTATTGGGCGTACAAGTGGTGGAACCGGGTTGCCGTACGGTACGTATCATCCCACATCTGGGAGATCTCGAATGGGTGGAAGGTACGTTTCCCACGCCTTACGGGGTGATCGAGATCCGACATGAGAAAGGTGCGGACGGTAAGGTGATAAGCTATATCAACGCTCCTGAAGAAATCCGTGTTTGTATGGATTAA